Below is a genomic region from Rosa chinensis cultivar Old Blush chromosome 5, RchiOBHm-V2, whole genome shotgun sequence.
AGGTTTTCTCCCTCAAGTaacctttctctcttctttagtTGCTCTTGATGTTTTATGTTTAATGGATACTAGACTCGATAAGGATGCTTCAGATAAGCTAGTTTCTAAGCTTCCTTTTGGTAATGCTTGTTGTATTCCAACGGATGGGCAATGTGGTGGCTTGATATTACTTtggaatgaaataaattatAGTATTTCACTTGTTCTTGAACATTCTTGTTATAttcatttttctgcttctctaaTCCTAAAAATGTTGATCGCTAGTACATTACATTTTTATACATGTATCCTCAAAAGGAAAAACAGTTTCTTGAATTGTGGAATGAATTACTTACTCTTAATACCTCTGCTGATACTGCTTGGTTTCTTATGGGCTATCGTCATTATACAGAAAGCTGTGAGCTATAGTCATTGTAccacatatatatttatatatatatatatatataaaaattatagagaaattAGTCTAATTTAACTGATTGCTAATTAGCCTATATAGGTTTTGgatcctggttccgccactgaACAAGCACGATGGATGTGCGAGTCTCCAGTGGTGGGCAGTGAAGATAGTTTTGTTCACAGACTTTATTTATTTGAGATTTTGATCCTGATAATTTTTGCATAGTTTAATCTCTTAGTATTATTAAGGttaaaattttcaattatgGTTCACATATGTTCATCACTTTATTAGAATATATATAAGGAGACATTGGCCATGCATCTCCTTCTTTCTTGCAAAAGCATAGAGCTCAAAACATCTTCAATTATGATCCACTATACATTTGTATTTTGGAAATTTGGAATCTAGTTCATAATGGGCAACCTAACATGGGAATGGCTAGCTAATGTGAACTTATTATGTGGAAGTTCCCATTTGACAGGGACTGATTTCTGTCATTAATCTTGGATAATTAGGATCAAGATTATATATTCATTTTCATTAACAGAAACGTGGCAACAAGCCCTTTGTATAATACGATAAGTACATTCTCCGCTTTCCATTAGTGCATTACTTGTCGtcaaccttttttcttttttggaaagTATCGTTAACCTATAGCTAGACGCCTAGACATTATGATCGTTGACATAAAAGTAATACTAGTTGACATGCATGCCATTTTGGACTCTCCCAAGTTTCCAGCTACTGAAAACAGTAGCAATAATTCGCTTTAATAAGGTAACAAGACTCATCAGCTACCACGCACATTCTCGGAAACAGGTTGGTGTATCATTATTGAACGAGTACAACTCCTAACATGTGTTTTTATGTCAACTACTATTAGCTTCTAAATCGATTCTCTTGGCATTGTATTACATCTCAATACTAAGTGACTAAGTGTGTAGTACTTACGAAATGAAATCGTTAAATTAGTTAGAGAGAAAAGCGACTATGTTTTAAGTATCAAAATTCAATATTATCATTGCTGTGAGGGAAATGATTGTTTTAATTATCTACAATGTAACCATCTTATTATCAAATGGGCAACAGAAAATGAAGTGAAACAATCTCatatttgaaaataaaataagtttATAAAACCAATTCTTCAACACGCACGTTGAAAGTTGATATTCAAACATGGTGGCAACAAGCTTATTTCTCTCTAATTCTACTCGTAGTAAGCTTGAAATTAGTATATCACTTACCGGATACATGAGAAAAGAGCTATGAAGACCCAAAATAAACACATAATTCTTCTTATTGTTGGTACAACTACTCATCTCGTGTACTTGAGAGACTCCATCACTGGTATTAATTATGAGGTTTCTTCTATATTCAATGACATATTCTTTTTGCTACTATAAATCCATGAGTTTTTCTTTCATATTAATTGTACGGAAGAAAACATATAACCCTATTCTCGTCCCAACTAGTTTTCCACTCTCCCTTACTAGTTGTAATCACTTTTTTATTTACTTCTATGAACTGACAATTACAGGTACCAAATCGAAAACTGATTTAAAACTACAGAAACGAAGATTGTAATTCTGTTTCTAAAAACAGCACTCTTTTTTTTTGGCGGGAAAATGGAGTACATTTAAAGAAGAAATgacataattcaagaaaaatCAACTGAACAAGCAACATTATACAGGCATTGTGACAAAATGCAGCACTTGGAGTTCCTCTTCTTTATTTGCGGTTACTTATTCAAAGACTTGCAAATTAAGCAACTAAGGTGCTATGATGATATTGTCGGAACCATGCTCCCAGAGCTCGAAACGTCCGTTGACAAAGTCATAGTAAGCACCCCGAAGTGCTAGTTTTTTCTCCGAGTGTGCCTCTTGAACGAAGGGATATGTGAGTAGGTTTTCCAATGACAAATTTACTGCTTTCTGTATAAAATTATCAAAGAAAAATTAAGCCGAGTGTAATCTAgtattttaagtttttaaccacGAATTCATTATAACCAATTGCATGAAAACTAAATTATAAAGAGTATGTTACGGGAGCTCAATTAGCTTACCCTTGCGCAACGATCACATTGTTCCTGGAAATCGGTATCGCCAGCTTCCGCAATAACCTTTGTCTTGACAGGTAAGGCCATTTTCATCCAATCATCTATAAAGACCCTGCAAGTTTCAAATAGTGTAGGATGCAAAATAAATCATTAGCGCGATGGATagttccacacacacacacacacacctcgTACATAGATCGCAGATTAGACTTCGATGCTAATATAAACATAAGAGAAAGAATTTCCGATCATCTTACGCAATTAATTGAGCTAAAAGTTATGTAAATAAAATCCTTACAGTGGAGCGGAACCATCCTCGGGATAAGACATTAGCCTTTTTATTCCTCCGCAACTACTGTGTCCCACTATCAAAATGTTTTCTACCTGTAAAATTTTATCCTTCTAATTAGCATTCATAAACAGTAATGAAGAGGAATTATAGAAGTAAGTAGATAAATTTGCAATGTTCACCCCGAGTTCTTCTACAGCATACTCAATGGTTGCTCCAGTTCCTGTGTACCTTAGCTGTGAAGTAGATTAACAGATGACAAAAGTAGGAATCAAATTACAACTTtagttaaaataaagaaatgcaAGAGCTTAATTTGTACCTGGTCATATGCAGGAACCATGTTAGCAATGTTGCGAACCAGAAAGGCTTGTCCAGGTGTGCAATGAAGAACATGCGAGGGACTCACTCGGGAATCCGAGCATGCAAagaccaaaaactgcatcagtTGGAGATTAATCGATTAGCAACAGTCTTTTTTTGACAAATGTATGTTAAAGTTTAATCACATCCAACAACAAATTATACACAAAATTTGAGTAGAATATGAGAATCCAAAACCTAATATGAAACATGTTTAAAGTTAGTATGAATGCTCTTTTTCTTTTCGGAAAATTCTGCTATGCCTTGACAGTGCAAGTGAACTGACAGATCTAACATATATCAGCTATCAATATTTataaacaactttttttttaataaaaaaaaaatatacttgaTATGATCCAgccgtccttttttttttgtgcaagtGCACGTTAGTGCACCGAATactctttctttattttctgactTTTAGAATATTGTTTGCcacaaataaaatgaaaaattcTTATATGCACTGACGGTGCAAGTGAACTAATAGATCCAGCATATCTCAGTCGTCGATGTTTATGGGCAatctttttttaataacaaaaaaatgtaCTTGATATTATCTAGCCGTCTATTCTTGTTGGTGCAAATGTATGTCAGTGCACTAAATACTCTCTCAAATAAAACAACTAAACATGTTTAGGAATAAGATAAGATGCCATTAATTATTCTTAAAGATTGCTTACCTTGGGGCTTTGTGCTAGGGCAAGCTCATTGAACAACTCTGGATTTGTGCTGCAAGATCAGCCATAATAGAATATTAGAATAAAGATAAGAAAACTTGAACAATattatttgattttcttttttatcagacgaaaagaaaataaacttaATTTGAAATAATGTCGATCATCTTACTCGTAAAAGTTGGTCTTGAAGTGCTTGAACCCGTCTAAAATTGTTTGAACTGGGTCATCTTCCAGGCTCTCAGTTTCAGTAGCAACCACATCATCCTGGTTTTCATTCTCAGTGCTGCAACCAAGAAAACAACTATTTTAATACCTCATAGGTTCTTCTCTCTCACGACTCACGAAATTGCTTAAACTTTCACCTCACACCAATCCTTCTTTTAACTTCTTACATACATAATCAGCATATCTAATCTAGTGAAAATTACgatcttgatttttctttttatcatcGTCTTTTTGGTAAtgaaaaacaaattgaaaaatCATTCAGTCATAGATGGGAAGATTTTAGTTGACTAGCTGATACAAATCGAAGTCAAACATGTACAACAGCTAGCTGTATAGTACCAAAGATTTTGAGGTGACTAATGAGTAGGAAAATTAACCTGATCAGATCAGTCTTGAGCAGATCTTCAGTATTGACCAGATCAGATAACACGCTAGTCATCTTGCCTAGTTTCTTTctgaaaaaattgaaagaacaaCGAATATAGTTACAAGCTAGAAATATACGATTTAAATTTCACAAGATGATATTTTTAAATTCTAAGACAATGTTCTTGCCATCATCGAGAGAAACATGTGGAGTTTACAAGAGTTTCAACAATTGATCACACTAAGTCACTAGCAGGAGTAAGAAAATTGAAGATGCCGGTGTGTATATAGAATGATGATAATATTAACGTAATGTGAGCGTAGAACGAAACATATCTTGATCATGGTATAACCAACCGTACCTACGTTTTGGACGCAAAAACTTCTATGTGAACTCAAGGGCTGGAGCTTCTTAATTTGCACATCTTTCCAGAAAGGGCTggagctcctatttataggccAAGTCCAACATTACCATCCTTGAATTCATTGCTTGTTAACCATGGTTAGCTAACAGCAGAAAGTAATATCATTTTCTGGCCAATAATAGGAGGGAGAAAGAgggaataaaaaaaacaatagcAGTCTCTTTCTTATTCTTCGTTCTTTACCAAATCCTAGCCAACCATTATCTCTATTCTTCACAGTCAAATAAGACAAGTTAtggagaatgaattttctgatatattttaTTACactcattctgtggtgtatatatatatgttacaatcgtactacaactattgtgtacaaccgtactacacaacatatacaaggtaagtagttacaacaatatattcccttatagtctattcctaatagggaacgatgactcacactaacactccccctcaagttggcgcatatacatcaaccatgcccaacttgcttagtgagtcataaaacgccttcccggaaactcctttggtaagtacatctgcaagttgctcttcagtttgaacaaaaggaaagctaataatgttggcatctagcttctcctttataaagtgacgatcaacctccacatgcttagtatgatcatgttgtactggattctgtgatatgtcaatagctgccttgttgtcacaatacaactgcatggtatttttgagtttgaaacccagatcacgtaacagatttctcagccacaacaattcacacactccatgagccatacctctatacacggcctcagcactagaacgtgcaacaactttctgtttcttacccttccatgtaaccaaattacctcccacaaaggtaaagtaacctgatgtcgacctcctgtctgtgatatttccagcccaatctgcatctgttaagccacaaacctcaagaatgttgttgtgtttagaaaacaatactccccttcctggagctgacttcaagtacttcagaattcgcataacagcatccatgtgactctcactcggattatgcatgaactgactcaccacactcactgcatatgcaacatctggtctagtatgagccaaataaatcaagcacccaactaacctctgatagcgagctcgatcagtaggtacctgatctggatactcagctaaacaatggttctgctcaataagagtatcaataggtctgcaatccaacaaacctgcctctgtcagcaagtcaagaacatacttcctctggcacatatagattccttctctccccctggctacctcaattcctaagaagtacttaagctcacccaagtcctttATCTCAAACttagaggctagctgtctctgcagtctatccatctcaacagtatcgttaccagtgattaccatatcgtccacataaataattagagctgttaccttcccttgttgatgcttgagaaacaaggtatggtctgagttgctctgcctgtaaccaaccttccgcatgaattgtgaaaatcttccaaaccaagcacgaggtgactgtttgagaccttacagagattttctcaatttgcatacaaaatcaccaggagaagcaactacatatcccggtggaaggctcatgtacacttcctcggctaattctccatgaagaaatgcattcttgacatcaaactgtcggagtggccagtttaaactagtagtgaacgagagcagaacccgaatagtattcatcttggcaacaggagcaaaagtttcatcatagtctataccatacgtctgagtaaacccctttgctacaaggcgtgctttgtatcgattcattgatccatctgcattatgcttcacggtaaacgcCCAACGACAagctacagccttcttgccttgtggtggaggcacaagttgccaagtattgttcttctgcaacgcctccatctcttcatccatagccttcctccactttggatccctcaatgcatcctgcactttgttaggtactgatacagcagatatttgattcacaaatgattcatatgacttagacaacctcttagtggacatatagtttgctactgggtattttgatttggcagtaagagtaggttcatatcttttggctgattgaccttgagtggtcctatgtggtaacacatattgctcaacattagactcactactactagtatcagtggatggacatacctcaaaagggtgatcttcagtaccaggaagctgtgggtcaggggtagaagcgatggcaggaggggcaatTGTGTCTTCCACCTCATTCTGAGTGATGGAAACTAGTGCTTGGGTGTCTGGAGCCTCTTCTGCTGGAGGCGGCGAGCTAATAGTCTCAaccggatccgtcaaaataccttatggctgtgtggcttctccttctatttctgattcctccccctctgcatgatatagctcttcaaaatatgaattctccccctgaagagctgtatctgaagaggagaaataactcatgtcttcaaagaaagtaacatccatagtgacataatactttctggttggtggatgatagcacttgtaccccttctgatagcctccgtagccaacaaacacacacttaagggcccgggcatccaacttagatcTCTGGTTTTTGGGCACAtgaacaaaagcaacacaaccaaaaacacgagctggaagattatgaaatgattgTAAGGAGACATAAAAggcgagaacctcaaatggaattttttcctggaggacactagatggaagatgattgataagatgagaggaagcatgtatagcatcgccccaaagatacttaggcatatgagcactaaaaagaagggcacgagccatatcaagtaaatgacggttttttctttcggacactccattctgttctggtgtttgcggacacgtggtttggtgaacaatcccatgagttttaaaaaactcttggaacacatggttaacatactcccccccattgtcagaacgaaagactttaatggtgctatgatattgtgtttgaacaagattacgaaaTGTTTGAAAAGCagggaagacttcatctttggttttaagaagagcaacccatgacaatctcgtacaatcatcaataaacaacacaaaatatctcatacccgatacagtgggctctctagaaggtccccaaacatcagaatgaatcaactcaaaaggaataacacttttattagaaacactaggagaataagtagcacgatgactcttggccaaaacacatgtttcacaatgtaaaactaactcatccacaccaataaacagagtaggcatggtttttttcataagactaaaagatggatgccctaaacggcgatgccacaaccaaatttcacttaactTATCAGAATTAGAAGTCAAAGCGGCTCgagactgtgctcctggtttctcttcTGCGTATGTCGGATCCAGATGGAataacctgcccctcagatacccccgaccgactatctccctggtgagaagatcctgaaaaatcacatacattggataaaaggttacagagcatttagactcagtgttcaactgtgggacagatatcaagtgatgagataagtcaggcacatataacacattatgaagttctaaagtgggagtaatacgcactgaccctgaccctaacacaggaaaagcctcaccattggcattggttacataggacactggtggggaagacaactcaataaaatatgatttgtcataagtcatatgatcggaggcaccagaatcaataatccatgtatcagaaccaacaaagttagaaacctttaaagccataccaattttacctcgaccagctatagaggctgtaggagtagctccacctgctgtatgatgatcttggccaaccactccatagaaatctggttcttggaccaagtgaacagcagctgctttcgccttaggacgataaccttgctttttaggtttcaggtgtgggttcaacttccaacaagtctcccaaacatgcccaaggtcattgcaataagaacattgaggacgagggcggttgatgaagccttgtgggaaaccttgctgatgaagtggggctgaactctactactgaaggaaaggtgccggtgacttggcctgaatggctaggctagatacttcaacctgtgcatgtttaacactttcctgctgagactcatccttgcggatgtatgtaaaagctgtgttcaaactaggagggtctgtcattctgagcaattctcccttagcactactatgcttctcatcaagtcctctcaagaacacatgaaccctttctagctccttctccttctggtaccacacaagatcttcctgattcttgatcttgcaaggacgcttctgatcaatttcagcccatacattatTCAGCTtagtgaaatacacagctactagttgcccattctgttgcatattagtagctttgcacatcaattcatgaacctgtataaaatcagactcatttgtatagagatctcccaacatcttccatatcgcctcagcagtttcacactcctccaccatctgtagcacatcatcagtcatggctcgaaatagaattgacattacaaacccatcatcatcttcccacttagcataggcctccacatcatcttcactaggagccttcattgttccagtcacatgccccattttGTGTATCCCACGGAGATaaacagacataatcttcttccatgttcggaaattagcaccagtgagtttggtacccccaaaagaacctccttctgagctcttgacagagacTTCAACCCTCTGGACCTCATTGGTCTTAGAACTCTGACAttcactgtcatcaccacccattgcaataatacaatagaAAATACACAAATCCCAAAGTGCGCAGCGGAAATAAGAATAACAGATGTCtccaaacaaaatcaaacaaatagtaacaattttttttttgaacctgtTTGACTAAGCTGAATGGGTTGACCGAGTTTAGACGAGTTGACTCACTGAAGAGATCGAGATC
It encodes:
- the LOC112166619 gene encoding carbonic anhydrase 2 → MTSVLSDLVNTEDLLKTDLISTENENQDDVVATETESLEDDPVQTILDGFKHFKTNFYDTNPELFNELALAQSPKFLVFACSDSRVSPSHVLHCTPGQAFLVRNIANMVPAYDQLRYTGTGATIEYAVEELGVENILIVGHSSCGGIKRLMSYPEDGSAPLVFIDDWMKMALPVKTKVIAEAGDTDFQEQCDRCARKAVNLSLENLLTYPFVQEAHSEKKLALRGAYYDFVNGRFELWEHGSDNIIIAP